A genomic window from Streptomyces sp. NBC_01298 includes:
- a CDS encoding DUF6851 domain-containing protein translates to MTTSGSSPVAGLARRSLMFAGLGGAATVALTGLGSGTAAAATGAAPAGPAFNIDTDNFLEWAQPSDDMAGVSPNADLFGPMDVTVFLWINRLTALAVFDALAPYHDTAVGVYSQIARRPASDSATNRNLNTAAIHATYQMWKRVLPSKMANTRAMMTSMGLNPDDESTDLTTPVGIANAAAKAVWEGLKDDGMNFLGHEGGRKYNPKPWSDYTGYKPVNSAWEVKNPSRWQPQLVPHNGRRLGGGHGDVGIYTVQHMVTPHLRKVKAHIFDKPERFHLPRPNHIDHTNPRAYKRSVDEILSASANLTDRQKLLAEVMDNKIWGIGHSAIVMARKHSAELGFHGWIHYMLEHILATFEVTIAAWNQKINYDAVRPVTAIRHVYGKSKVTAWGGPGKGTVKDIQADEWNSYLGVSDHSEYPSGSTTVAAASAQSARRYFGTDELGWKFTIKAGNSIVEPGVTPAADLEINIRTWTEFAQICADSRVWGGVHFQTTVNRSLEFGRQFGDLAHEFVQGHVKGNVKG, encoded by the coding sequence GGGCGCCGCCCCCGCCGGGCCCGCCTTCAACATAGACACCGACAACTTCCTGGAGTGGGCGCAGCCCAGCGACGACATGGCCGGGGTGTCGCCGAACGCGGACCTGTTCGGGCCCATGGACGTGACCGTCTTCCTCTGGATCAACCGCCTCACCGCCCTCGCGGTCTTCGACGCGCTGGCTCCGTACCACGACACCGCGGTGGGCGTGTACTCCCAGATCGCCCGCCGGCCGGCGTCCGACTCCGCCACCAACCGCAACCTGAACACGGCTGCCATCCACGCCACGTACCAGATGTGGAAGCGCGTGCTGCCGTCGAAGATGGCGAACACGCGGGCCATGATGACCTCGATGGGCCTCAACCCCGACGACGAGTCGACGGACCTGACCACCCCGGTCGGTATCGCCAACGCCGCGGCCAAGGCCGTGTGGGAAGGCCTGAAGGACGACGGCATGAACTTCCTCGGTCACGAGGGCGGCCGGAAGTACAACCCCAAGCCGTGGTCGGACTACACCGGCTACAAGCCCGTGAACTCGGCCTGGGAAGTGAAGAACCCCTCGCGCTGGCAGCCGCAGCTCGTCCCCCACAACGGCCGCCGGCTCGGCGGTGGCCACGGTGACGTGGGCATCTACACCGTCCAGCACATGGTCACCCCGCACCTGCGCAAGGTGAAGGCTCACATCTTCGACAAGCCGGAGCGCTTCCACCTCCCCCGGCCGAACCACATCGACCACACCAACCCGCGCGCCTACAAGCGCTCGGTGGACGAGATCCTCAGCGCGTCGGCGAACCTCACCGACCGTCAGAAGCTGCTCGCCGAGGTCATGGACAACAAGATCTGGGGCATCGGGCACTCGGCGATCGTCATGGCACGCAAGCACAGCGCCGAGCTGGGCTTCCACGGCTGGATCCACTACATGCTGGAGCACATCCTGGCCACGTTCGAGGTGACCATCGCCGCGTGGAACCAGAAGATCAACTACGACGCCGTGCGCCCCGTCACCGCCATCCGCCACGTCTACGGCAAGTCCAAGGTCACCGCCTGGGGCGGCCCGGGCAAGGGCACGGTCAAGGACATCCAGGCCGACGAGTGGAACAGCTACCTCGGCGTGAGCGACCACTCGGAGTACCCGTCGGGCTCCACCACGGTCGCGGCGGCCTCGGCCCAGTCCGCACGGCGCTACTTCGGCACCGACGAGCTGGGCTGGAAGTTCACCATCAAGGCCGGCAACTCGATCGTGGAGCCGGGCGTCACGCCGGCTGCCGACCTCGAGATCAACATCCGCACCTGGACCGAGTTCGCGCAGATCTGCGCCGACAGCCGGGTGTGGGGCGGTGTCCACTTCCAGACCACGGTCAACCGCTCGCTGGAGTTCGGCCGCCAGTTCGGTGACCTGGCCCACGAGTTCGTCCAGGGCCACGTCAAGGGCAACGTCAAGGGCTGA
- a CDS encoding DUF6851 domain-containing protein, whose protein sequence is MTTSGHTSVSGSSLGRRSLLVGSAAAMAMSTLAFARTAGAATTDEIPKIDFDLDKGNYIKWAQVDEDHASGSAARLAFIGPMDATVFLWTSRVAMLSVFDALAPYHETAVGLYSRIPRRPSSESATNRNMNIATIYAQLGIWKRMLPNDIGAIRQMMVAFGLNPDDTSEDLSSPIGIGNVAAKTAWAALSHDGMNALGNEGGREYNQQPWADYTGYVPVNTPYKLSNPSRWQPQLGAHNGRRVGGGPGDMGIFVSQHFVTPQIRRVKAHIFADPSRHQLPAPTHSDHTDVRAYKRSVDEIIEASANLNDERKALAEIMDNKLWGIGYSSVVVARHHDKDDSMGVQGWAQWLLQHILATFDTLIAAWHQKHKYDAVRPISAVRHVYGDRRITAWGGPGKGTVTNIRASEWRSYLPVSDHPEYPSGSTTICAAGSQTARRFFGSDALDWTINFPAGSTLIEPGIAPAKDLKIHFNTFTDLDKACARSRVDAGVHFGKTVERSLEFGKQFGDMAHEFVKRQVEGNVKH, encoded by the coding sequence ATGACGACGTCCGGACACACTTCTGTCTCAGGCTCCTCGCTGGGCCGCAGGTCGCTGCTGGTCGGCAGTGCCGCGGCCATGGCCATGTCCACACTGGCCTTCGCACGCACGGCCGGTGCAGCCACGACCGACGAGATCCCCAAGATCGATTTCGACCTGGACAAGGGCAACTACATCAAGTGGGCCCAGGTCGACGAGGACCACGCCAGTGGTTCGGCGGCAAGGCTCGCGTTCATCGGTCCGATGGACGCGACCGTCTTCCTGTGGACCAGCCGCGTGGCGATGCTGTCGGTGTTCGACGCGCTGGCCCCGTACCACGAGACCGCGGTCGGCCTCTACTCGCGGATCCCGCGCCGGCCCTCCAGCGAGTCCGCCACCAACCGCAACATGAACATCGCCACCATCTACGCCCAGCTCGGCATCTGGAAGCGGATGCTGCCGAACGACATCGGCGCCATCCGGCAGATGATGGTCGCGTTCGGTCTGAACCCCGACGACACCTCGGAAGACCTGAGCAGCCCGATCGGCATCGGCAACGTGGCCGCCAAGACCGCCTGGGCGGCCCTGAGCCACGACGGCATGAACGCCCTCGGCAACGAGGGCGGCCGCGAGTACAACCAGCAGCCGTGGGCGGACTACACGGGCTACGTGCCCGTCAACACGCCCTACAAGCTGAGCAACCCCTCGCGCTGGCAGCCGCAGCTCGGTGCCCACAACGGCCGTCGTGTCGGTGGCGGCCCGGGTGACATGGGCATCTTCGTCAGCCAGCACTTCGTGACCCCGCAGATCCGGCGGGTGAAGGCCCACATCTTCGCCGACCCCTCGAGGCACCAGCTCCCGGCGCCCACGCACAGCGACCACACCGACGTCCGCGCCTACAAGCGCTCGGTGGACGAGATCATCGAGGCGTCCGCCAACCTCAACGACGAGCGCAAGGCGCTCGCCGAGATCATGGACAACAAGCTCTGGGGCATCGGCTACTCGTCCGTCGTCGTCGCGCGCCACCACGACAAGGACGATTCGATGGGCGTCCAGGGCTGGGCCCAGTGGCTGCTCCAGCACATCCTGGCGACGTTCGACACCCTGATCGCCGCCTGGCACCAGAAGCACAAGTACGACGCGGTGCGCCCGATCAGCGCGGTCCGCCACGTGTACGGCGACCGCCGGATCACCGCCTGGGGCGGCCCGGGCAAGGGCACGGTCACCAACATCCGCGCCTCCGAATGGCGCAGCTACCTGCCGGTCAGCGACCACCCCGAGTACCCCTCGGGCTCCACGACCATCTGCGCCGCGGGCTCGCAGACGGCCCGGCGCTTCTTCGGCTCCGACGCCCTCGACTGGACGATCAACTTCCCGGCCGGCTCCACGCTGATCGAGCCGGGCATCGCTCCGGCCAAGGACCTGAAGATCCACTTCAACACGTTCACCGACCTCGACAAGGCGTGCGCCCGCAGCCGCGTGGACGCCGGCGTCCACTTCGGCAAGACGGTCGAGCGCTCCCTGGAGTTCGGAAAGCAGTTCGGCGACATGGCACACGAGTTCGTGAAGCGCCAGGTCGAGGGCAACGTCAAGCACTGA
- a CDS encoding DUF6851 domain-containing protein codes for MTLGFNSAPSLGRRSLLVGGSSAALTMLAFSRTAGAATTDEPPKIEFDLDKDNYIKWAQPTKDEHGKYSPSLDFIGPMDATVFLWTNRAAILAVFDALAPYHETAVGIYSQIPRRPSSEAATNRNMNIASIYAQLGIWKRLLPRNIGRLRQLMVAFGLNPEDTSEDLSSPIGIGNVAAKTAWAALSHDGMNVLGNEGGREYNLQPWADYTGYVPVNTPYKVTDASRWQPQLGAHNGRRVGGGPGDMGIFVGQSFVTPQIRLTKAHIFSDPSKYQLAAPNHTDRANSRAYKRAVDEIIEASANLNDERKALAEIMDNKLWGIGFSSIVVARNNDKVNAMDIFEWAHWTLQSILATFDTLIAAWHQKHKYDAVRPVTAVRHVYGNRRITAWGGPGKGTVTNIRASEWSSYLPVSDHPEYPSGSTSICAAGSQTARRYFGSDELDWTIDFAAGSMLVEPGIAPAKDLKIHFNTFTDLDKACARSRVDAGVHFGTTVERSLEFGRKFGDMAHEFVKRQVEGNVKH; via the coding sequence ATGACCCTCGGATTCAACTCCGCCCCGTCGCTGGGCCGCAGGTCCCTGCTGGTCGGCGGCAGCTCCGCCGCCCTGACGATGCTGGCCTTCTCCCGCACGGCCGGTGCCGCCACGACCGACGAGCCCCCCAAGATCGAATTCGATCTGGACAAGGACAACTACATCAAGTGGGCCCAGCCCACCAAGGACGAGCACGGCAAGTACTCGCCCAGCCTGGACTTCATCGGCCCGATGGACGCGACCGTCTTCCTGTGGACGAACCGCGCCGCGATCCTGGCGGTGTTCGACGCGCTGGCCCCGTACCACGAGACCGCGGTCGGCATCTACTCGCAGATCCCGCGCCGGCCCTCCAGCGAGGCCGCCACCAACCGCAACATGAACATCGCCTCCATCTACGCCCAGCTCGGCATCTGGAAGCGCCTGCTGCCGCGCAACATCGGCCGCCTGCGCCAGCTGATGGTCGCGTTCGGTCTGAACCCCGAGGACACCTCGGAGGACCTGAGCAGCCCGATCGGCATCGGCAACGTGGCCGCCAAGACCGCCTGGGCGGCCCTGAGCCACGACGGCATGAACGTCCTCGGCAACGAGGGCGGCCGCGAGTACAACCTGCAGCCGTGGGCGGACTACACCGGCTACGTTCCGGTGAACACTCCCTACAAGGTCACCGACGCCTCGCGCTGGCAGCCGCAGCTCGGTGCCCACAACGGCCGTCGTGTCGGTGGCGGCCCGGGTGACATGGGCATCTTCGTCGGCCAGAGCTTCGTGACCCCGCAGATCCGGCTGACCAAGGCCCACATCTTCTCGGACCCCTCCAAGTACCAGCTCGCCGCGCCGAACCACACCGACCGCGCCAACTCGCGCGCCTACAAGCGGGCCGTGGACGAGATCATCGAGGCGTCCGCCAACCTCAACGACGAGCGCAAGGCGCTCGCCGAGATCATGGACAACAAGCTCTGGGGCATCGGCTTCTCCTCCATCGTCGTCGCGCGCAACAACGACAAGGTCAACGCGATGGACATCTTCGAGTGGGCCCACTGGACGCTCCAGAGCATCCTGGCGACCTTCGACACCCTGATCGCCGCCTGGCACCAGAAGCACAAGTACGACGCGGTGCGCCCGGTCACCGCGGTCCGCCACGTGTACGGCAACCGCCGCATCACCGCCTGGGGCGGCCCGGGCAAGGGCACGGTCACCAACATCCGCGCCTCCGAGTGGTCCAGCTACCTGCCGGTCAGCGACCACCCCGAGTACCCCTCGGGCTCCACGTCGATCTGCGCCGCGGGCTCGCAGACGGCCCGGCGCTACTTCGGCTCCGACGAACTCGACTGGACGATCGACTTCGCGGCCGGCTCCATGCTGGTCGAGCCGGGCATCGCTCCGGCCAAGGACCTGAAGATCCACTTCAACACGTTCACCGACCTCGACAAGGCGTGCGCCCGCAGCCGCGTGGACGCCGGCGTCCACTTCGGCACGACGGTCGAGCGCTCCCTCGAGTTCGGCCGGAAGTTCGGCGACATGGCCCACGAGTTCGTGAAGCGCCAGGTCGAGGGCAACGTCAAGCACTGA